A single region of the Jatrophihabitans sp. GAS493 genome encodes:
- a CDS encoding DUF222 domain-containing protein yields MFSSAQVQSPTESLAAIKQVLAQTGPAAGDAELIDQIRLLEEIKAAAAAAQARATAAFVVSQRAGHVAAGVAAERVGRGVAAQVGLARRISPHQATRYINQAVTLTTELPATFERLASGAVPEWRVLQIVGQTSWLRPEHRAAVDAEVAPRLEPLGHRQALDLVKKIAYRLDPPRLR; encoded by the coding sequence ATGTTCTCCTCTGCTCAGGTGCAGTCACCGACGGAGAGTCTCGCTGCGATCAAGCAGGTGTTGGCCCAGACCGGCCCGGCGGCGGGTGATGCGGAGCTGATCGATCAGATCCGGTTGTTGGAGGAGATCAAAGCGGCGGCGGCCGCCGCGCAGGCCCGGGCAACGGCGGCGTTCGTGGTGTCGCAGCGAGCCGGTCACGTCGCAGCTGGGGTGGCGGCGGAGCGGGTCGGTCGCGGGGTGGCGGCGCAGGTCGGGTTGGCCCGGCGGATATCGCCCCACCAGGCCACCCGCTATATCAACCAAGCGGTCACCCTCACCACGGAACTCCCCGCCACCTTCGAGCGGCTGGCGTCCGGCGCTGTGCCGGAGTGGAGGGTGCTGCAGATCGTTGGGCAGACCAGCTGGCTGCGTCCGGAACACCGAGCGGCCGTCGACGCGGAGGTCGCGCCCCGGTTGGAGCCGTTGGGCCACCGTCAGGCCCTGGACCTGGTCAAGAAGATCGCCTACCGCCTCGACCCCCCACGGCTACGTTGA
- a CDS encoding glycosyltransferase family 2 protein — translation MKLSILMPVYNELATLQTAVKDVLSVNYPCEIELVIVDDGSTDGTRALYADIETDPQVRVQLQPSNAGKGAAIRAAAEIATGDYVIICDADLEYRPNEIPGLLQPVLDGEATVVYGTRTFGSHNAYSYLYVLGNRGVTLAANVLFNCYISDLETCFKLMPRDLYRSLDIRSAGFGMEAEVTGKILRRGLRPYEVPITYRARSREEGKKLTWRDGVEAIWILLRERTRRVA, via the coding sequence GTGAAACTCTCGATTCTGATGCCCGTCTACAACGAACTGGCAACGCTGCAGACGGCCGTCAAGGACGTCCTGTCGGTGAACTACCCGTGCGAGATCGAACTGGTGATCGTCGACGACGGGAGCACCGACGGAACCCGTGCGCTCTACGCCGACATCGAGACCGACCCGCAGGTCCGGGTTCAGCTGCAGCCGAGCAACGCCGGCAAGGGCGCCGCGATCCGGGCTGCCGCCGAGATCGCCACCGGTGACTACGTGATCATCTGCGACGCCGACCTGGAGTACCGGCCGAACGAGATCCCAGGCCTGCTCCAGCCCGTCCTCGACGGCGAGGCCACCGTCGTCTACGGCACCCGCACCTTCGGCAGCCACAACGCGTACTCGTACCTCTACGTTCTGGGCAACCGCGGCGTGACGCTCGCGGCGAACGTGCTCTTCAACTGCTACATCAGTGACCTGGAGACGTGCTTCAAACTGATGCCGCGCGATCTGTACCGTTCGCTGGACATCCGTTCGGCCGGTTTCGGCATGGAGGCCGAGGTGACCGGCAAGATCCTGCGTCGCGGCCTACGACCGTACGAAGTGCCGATCACCTACCGCGCCCGCAGCCGCGAGGAGGGGAAGAAGCTCACCTGGCGCGACGGGGTCGAGGCGATCTGGATCCTGCTCCGCGAACGGACGCGCCGCGTCGCGTGA
- a CDS encoding HNH endonuclease: MSIRPAPDCMVRVSALLPVSQGVASYAALHSHASTVVGVGAEARSRGQVMADTFVERLTGQARAVDVPVAVNLIITDQALLISGDGADEPAHQIGAGTIPAGLARRMVTDPSGETGVFLRRLYTHPDTHQLAALETQSRLFTANQRQFLLLRDQTCRTPWCDAPIRHADHIQPAADGGPTSINNAQGLCEACNHAKQAPDWDQHPNPNHPGEVITTTPTGHHYRSQPPDPPGTPIPEHQATPERQLAQLIHALAA, encoded by the coding sequence GTGTCGATTCGCCCGGCGCCGGACTGCATGGTCCGGGTCAGTGCCCTGCTGCCGGTATCGCAGGGTGTCGCCTCTTACGCCGCGCTTCACTCCCATGCCTCCACCGTGGTCGGGGTCGGTGCGGAGGCTCGTAGCCGGGGTCAGGTGATGGCTGACACCTTCGTCGAACGTCTCACTGGGCAAGCCCGTGCCGTGGATGTTCCGGTCGCGGTGAACCTGATCATCACCGACCAGGCCCTCCTCATCAGTGGTGATGGTGCCGACGAGCCGGCGCACCAGATCGGGGCCGGGACAATCCCCGCCGGGCTCGCCCGCCGGATGGTGACCGATCCCAGCGGGGAGACGGGGGTGTTCCTGCGCCGCCTCTACACCCACCCTGACACCCACCAGTTAGCGGCGCTGGAGACCCAGTCCCGGTTGTTCACCGCGAATCAGCGTCAGTTCCTGTTGCTGCGTGACCAAACCTGCCGCACCCCGTGGTGCGACGCCCCGATCCGCCACGCCGACCACATCCAACCGGCGGCTGACGGTGGGCCGACCAGCATCAACAACGCCCAAGGGTTATGCGAAGCCTGCAACCACGCCAAACAAGCCCCCGACTGGGACCAACACCCCAACCCGAACCACCCGGGAGAGGTCATCACCACCACCCCGACCGGACACCACTACCGAAGCCAACCCCCCGACCCACCCGGCACACCAATCCCGGAACACCAAGCCACGCCAGAACGTCAACTGGCGCAACTTATCCACGCCCTCGCGGCGTAA
- a CDS encoding PPOX class F420-dependent oxidoreductase, which translates to MFNDAARALLESNAIAQLITINGDGSPQVSGVWIALDGDELVVASLPKRIKVRNVERDPRVALVVQSPTKSERGLDEYLVVHGTASVTEGGGPELLQQLARTYMGPDVVFPGPGAPPGYIFHITPNKVLGEGNWSS; encoded by the coding sequence ATGTTCAATGACGCAGCACGGGCCCTGCTTGAATCCAACGCGATCGCCCAGTTGATCACCATCAACGGTGACGGCAGCCCGCAAGTCAGCGGTGTGTGGATCGCGCTGGACGGTGACGAGTTGGTGGTCGCATCGCTGCCGAAGCGGATCAAGGTTCGCAACGTCGAGCGTGATCCGCGGGTCGCACTGGTAGTCCAGTCGCCGACCAAGAGCGAACGCGGACTGGACGAGTACTTGGTAGTGCACGGCACTGCGAGCGTGACCGAGGGAGGCGGGCCGGAGCTCCTGCAGCAGTTGGCCCGAACCTACATGGGCCCGGACGTGGTCTTCCCCGGGCCGGGAGCCCCGCCCGGCTACATCTTCCACATAACGCCCAACAAGGTTCTCGGCGAAGGCAACTGGTCGAGCTAG